A single region of the Devosia sp. FJ2-5-3 genome encodes:
- a CDS encoding MFS transporter, with translation MAAVPRLDPQRLTMLAFFLQPIAFGSWLPRIPEIQAGLGLGPAALAVALLGMPVGTLLTLPFAGPLVGRIGGRAAIIAGFVFYSIAVCLPALAPDAFWLFVALVLAGSSISFVELGLNVQADLVEKSTGSLIMNTSHGCWSLGIMAGSLIGSALAGFGLPPNLAIPLISLAVLPIALGTGKALPALWDAPASAPSSKSAWSMPSWPLIGICAFVFGIAMTEGAMADWSAIFLRDAVGAEAGAVGLGYSVFAMFVAAGRFGGDHLKRRLGAINTARLCGALAVLGSVAIYMAPNFALALTGFGILGIGVSVGFPLAVTAAASLGDRAASANVAVLSFVALTGFLVGPPMIGFIAEHFDIRAGIACVIPVLIVSLLLAGRLRPRAAPSSAISTAQTLGA, from the coding sequence ATGGCCGCCGTTCCCCGCCTCGATCCGCAGCGACTGACCATGCTGGCGTTCTTCCTCCAGCCGATTGCCTTTGGCTCGTGGTTGCCGCGCATTCCTGAAATTCAGGCCGGCCTCGGGCTAGGCCCCGCCGCACTGGCTGTAGCCCTTCTGGGCATGCCGGTCGGCACGCTTCTCACTTTGCCTTTCGCCGGTCCGCTTGTCGGGCGGATTGGCGGTCGAGCCGCGATCATTGCCGGTTTTGTGTTCTATTCCATCGCGGTGTGCCTGCCGGCGCTCGCCCCGGACGCGTTCTGGCTGTTCGTGGCACTGGTCCTGGCGGGGTCTTCCATCTCTTTTGTCGAACTCGGCCTGAACGTGCAGGCCGACCTCGTGGAAAAATCCACCGGCTCGCTGATCATGAACACCTCCCATGGCTGCTGGTCACTCGGCATCATGGCGGGCAGCCTCATCGGATCCGCATTGGCCGGCTTTGGCCTCCCGCCGAACCTTGCAATCCCGCTGATCAGCCTGGCGGTTCTGCCCATAGCCCTGGGCACGGGCAAGGCATTGCCCGCTCTCTGGGATGCCCCGGCATCCGCGCCATCAAGCAAATCGGCCTGGTCCATGCCAAGCTGGCCGCTGATCGGCATCTGCGCCTTTGTCTTCGGCATCGCCATGACAGAGGGCGCCATGGCCGATTGGTCGGCCATTTTCCTCCGCGATGCCGTGGGTGCAGAGGCCGGCGCGGTCGGGCTCGGATATTCGGTATTTGCCATGTTCGTGGCAGCGGGCCGCTTCGGCGGCGACCACCTCAAGCGCCGCCTCGGCGCGATCAACACGGCCAGGCTCTGCGGCGCGCTGGCCGTCCTCGGCAGCGTGGCCATCTACATGGCGCCGAACTTCGCCCTTGCGCTGACTGGATTTGGCATTCTCGGGATCGGTGTTTCCGTCGGCTTTCCACTGGCCGTCACCGCCGCGGCAAGCCTCGGAGACCGCGCCGCTTCGGCCAATGTCGCCGTATTGTCCTTTGTAGCCCTCACAGGCTTCCTCGTGGGACCGCCAATGATCGGGTTCATCGCCGAACATTTCGACATTCGCGCCGGCATTGCCTGCGTCATCCCCGTCCTGATCGTCAGCCTGCTCCTTGCCGGCCGCCTCAGGCCGCGTGCCGCGCCTTCCTCAGCCATCTCAACCGCCCAGACATTGGGAGCGTGA
- a CDS encoding fumarylacetoacetate hydrolase family protein, which produces MNSAQDDLARRLIAAHEGGEPVGTVAPELVPTSLEEVYALQDRVIAHAGEIGGWKIMAGGEGEPLCAPVPASRYYDEGAELDAGHHRLIIAEVEFAVKLGADLTPGVAVEQAIASLHPVLEFIANPFVDRDAMARNLLLGDLQSNGAIVVGPALDRSILDNLTTLKVGLDTDGSTVKTADTGASWTDVVAALGWLAQHAAARGLPLSAGQVIITGARVLAPLAGAAEIAGTLGAWGRVSARLKA; this is translated from the coding sequence ATGAATTCTGCCCAAGACGATCTCGCCCGGCGCCTGATTGCTGCACATGAGGGCGGCGAGCCCGTGGGCACGGTGGCGCCCGAACTGGTCCCGACCTCGCTGGAAGAAGTCTATGCACTCCAGGACCGCGTCATCGCTCATGCGGGTGAAATTGGCGGATGGAAGATCATGGCCGGTGGAGAAGGGGAGCCGCTCTGTGCCCCGGTCCCGGCCAGCCGCTATTATGATGAAGGCGCCGAGCTCGATGCCGGCCACCACCGGCTGATCATTGCCGAGGTAGAGTTCGCCGTGAAGCTGGGCGCGGATCTGACGCCGGGCGTTGCAGTCGAACAGGCAATCGCGAGCCTGCATCCGGTGCTCGAATTCATCGCCAATCCCTTCGTGGATCGCGACGCCATGGCGCGCAACCTTCTCTTGGGCGACTTGCAGAGCAACGGAGCCATTGTGGTGGGGCCGGCGCTCGACCGCTCGATCCTCGACAATCTCACTACCCTCAAGGTGGGTCTCGATACAGACGGCAGCACCGTCAAGACGGCCGACACCGGGGCCAGCTGGACCGATGTGGTCGCTGCCCTGGGCTGGCTTGCTCAGCATGCAGCCGCGCGCGGCCTGCCGCTCAGCGCGGGACAAGTGATCATCACGGGCGCGCGCGTGCTTGCTCCGCTTGCCGGTGCCGCCGAGATCGCCGGCACCCTGGGTGCGTGGGGGCGCGTCAGCGCGCGCCTCAAAGCATAA
- a CDS encoding chemotaxis protein CheW: protein MPDQNQYVTLGVADEKFAAPVTKVQEILDMRTISRLPRAPANFLGIIDVRGQGVPVIDLRRTLDMEPAPDTENTRIVVLAINGPTGPVTLGLKADRVFEVTVLDSDQLDPPPAVNAAWDGHCIEGIGRRNGEFVTVLDLDRLLGAEAVLSAA from the coding sequence ATGCCTGATCAAAACCAATATGTGACCCTGGGAGTGGCGGATGAAAAATTCGCTGCGCCCGTCACCAAGGTCCAGGAAATCCTGGACATGCGCACCATCTCGCGCCTGCCGCGGGCGCCCGCGAATTTTCTCGGCATTATCGATGTGCGGGGGCAGGGCGTGCCGGTGATCGATCTGCGTCGGACCCTTGACATGGAGCCGGCTCCGGACACGGAGAACACGCGGATCGTCGTGCTGGCCATCAACGGGCCGACCGGCCCGGTGACGCTGGGCCTCAAGGCCGACCGCGTGTTCGAGGTGACAGTGCTCGACAGCGATCAGCTCGATCCTCCGCCGGCGGTGAACGCCGCCTGGGATGGGCATTGCATCGAGGGTATCGGCAGGAGGAATGGCGAGTTCGTGACGGTTCTCGACCTCGACCGTCTCCTCGGCGCCGAAGCCGTTCTTTCAGCCGCCTGA
- a CDS encoding M81 family metallopeptidase has product MRIAVAGLHTECSTYNPVLAREADFRVLRGPSMLKDGYFDFLTHFPADFVTILHARAIAGGPVERTLYQRWKGEILKGLRAAMPLDGVYLALHGAMFVDGMFDAEGDLISAVREVVGPDAIIAASYDLHGNVSQRIIDNLDIFSTYRTAPHIDVPDTMRRAVTMLVRAISTGVRPGLIWAPVPVLLPGERTSTQDEPARSFYAQLHQVEEPSGIWDASFQVGYVWADEPRATACAVITGTDRVAMERASVRLAQHYWDLRDQFVFGMETGSIKECVARAVASQTRPVVLAESGDNPTGGGVGDRAEMLSALIDAGAKETIFAGIADAAATEAAYAAGLGGQLSLKIGASLDPSSQPAGVDAKVACLLPTEDTRLREAVLRIGGIDLVVTTRRRPFHNIADFTRLGLDPHGARIIAVKSGYLSPELGPIANPGLIALSPGVVDQFVERTERLHTPQPSFPFDRDFDYTPRPHRSARFP; this is encoded by the coding sequence ATGCGCATTGCCGTCGCCGGCCTGCACACAGAATGCAGCACCTATAATCCGGTGCTCGCGCGCGAAGCCGATTTTCGCGTGCTGCGCGGCCCCTCCATGCTCAAGGACGGCTATTTCGACTTTCTCACCCATTTCCCCGCCGACTTCGTCACCATACTGCATGCGCGCGCAATTGCCGGTGGGCCGGTGGAGCGGACTCTCTACCAGCGCTGGAAGGGCGAAATCCTCAAAGGGCTGAGGGCCGCCATGCCCCTGGACGGGGTTTATCTGGCCCTCCACGGCGCCATGTTCGTCGACGGCATGTTCGACGCCGAGGGTGATTTGATTTCGGCGGTTCGGGAAGTTGTCGGACCGGATGCCATCATCGCCGCGAGCTACGACCTGCACGGCAATGTCAGCCAGCGGATCATCGATAATCTCGACATTTTCTCCACCTATCGTACCGCCCCGCATATCGACGTGCCGGACACGATGCGCCGGGCCGTGACCATGCTGGTCCGGGCGATCTCGACCGGCGTGCGACCCGGTCTCATCTGGGCCCCGGTGCCGGTCTTGCTGCCGGGCGAGCGCACCTCGACCCAGGACGAGCCGGCCCGCAGTTTTTACGCGCAACTCCACCAAGTCGAGGAGCCTTCAGGCATCTGGGATGCCTCGTTTCAGGTGGGATATGTCTGGGCCGACGAGCCGCGCGCCACGGCCTGCGCAGTCATCACCGGCACTGACAGGGTGGCGATGGAAAGGGCGTCAGTCCGGCTTGCACAGCACTATTGGGATCTGCGCGACCAATTCGTCTTCGGCATGGAAACCGGATCGATAAAAGAGTGCGTGGCTCGGGCGGTGGCGAGCCAGACGAGGCCGGTCGTGCTGGCCGAATCGGGCGACAACCCCACCGGCGGTGGCGTCGGAGACCGGGCGGAAATGCTCAGCGCCCTTATCGATGCGGGCGCAAAAGAGACGATCTTTGCCGGCATTGCCGATGCAGCTGCGACGGAGGCGGCCTATGCAGCAGGCTTGGGCGGACAGTTGAGCCTCAAAATCGGCGCCAGCCTCGATCCATCAAGCCAGCCGGCAGGCGTGGATGCCAAAGTGGCCTGTCTGCTCCCGACAGAAGACACGCGCCTCCGCGAAGCCGTGCTGCGGATTGGCGGGATCGACCTCGTGGTCACAACTCGGCGACGGCCCTTTCACAATATCGCCGATTTCACCCGGCTCGGACTCGATCCCCATGGGGCCAGGATCATCGCCGTCAAATCCGGCTATCTCTCGCCCGAACTCGGGCCCATCGCCAATCCGGGCCTGATAGCGCTGTCGCCCGGGGTCGTCGATCAATTCGTCGAACGCACAGAGCGGCTACACACACCGCAGCCCAGCTTCCCGTTCGATCGGGATTTCGACTATACGCCCCGGCCCCACCGGTCTGCCCGCTTCCCCTAG
- a CDS encoding methyl-accepting chemotaxis protein: MRITIKAKLAATFATVVALSAGSMLIAIQNLGNLNDSLNNIVNVRTANALTIMEIQGSLESMGSRTRALVLTSDAAEAQGMVASIQEDVDEVNTSLVRLRANADPSNYGTIDSFEKEFNEFHDAAKLAEQHGLIKSDVLALAISRSEGSETLGRVEETMTALKSALATKVEAGDISAFPAYQRATDMFLTMSDMFRQQRNVLLASMDTELQDRWHADYQSGLEAISTSLPILRRAIPASEAALFAAVESAYGDMVVAMDKAVAMSMSRADLAAADAANLGAVLAGEANTVLDGMIETTRSMLAKSAEDASSLYQNSLMMLIGLLVGSAIVAALAAIFIVVGISGGLNRVKTALTAVALGDLDQRVEVKSNDEIKDLVDTVNNVTESLRGVAAIASQVADGDLSAEPKKASDKDVIGDALQRMVASLSGSAAIAEKIASGDLTVEPKRLSDKDTLGVALERMVFKLREVISDAISSANNVSAGAQEMSATAEQLSQGATEQASSTEEASASMEEMAATIKQSADNANQTEKIARQSAADAIASGQAVNSAVSAMETIAEKIMVVQEIARQTDLLALNAAVEAARAGEHGRGFAVVASEVRKLAERSQAAAAEISTLSGTTVKAAQSAGEMLGKLVPDIQRTAELVGEISAGSREQNAGAAQINTAIQQLDKVTQQNTSAAEEMSSTAEELASQSEQLQSAISYFRLAGVSVSTHAAKPAKRDVRSALLAAAPHMRKPAGKATGGAGGFDLALDDATDEIDEGFSRSVA, from the coding sequence ATGCGTATCACTATCAAGGCCAAGCTGGCGGCTACCTTTGCGACAGTTGTTGCATTGTCGGCCGGCAGCATGCTGATTGCCATTCAGAATCTCGGCAATCTCAACGACTCTCTGAACAACATCGTCAACGTGCGCACCGCCAACGCCCTGACGATTATGGAAATCCAGGGCAGCCTCGAGAGCATGGGGTCGCGGACCCGGGCACTGGTGCTGACCAGCGATGCAGCGGAAGCGCAGGGAATGGTGGCCTCCATTCAGGAGGATGTCGACGAGGTGAACACTTCACTCGTACGGCTCCGCGCCAATGCCGATCCCAGCAATTACGGCACGATCGACTCTTTCGAGAAAGAATTCAACGAGTTCCACGATGCTGCAAAGCTCGCCGAGCAGCATGGCCTGATCAAGAGCGACGTCCTGGCGCTGGCGATCAGCCGAAGCGAAGGAAGCGAGACGCTTGGTCGGGTTGAGGAGACCATGACTGCGCTCAAATCGGCCCTGGCCACCAAGGTCGAGGCGGGAGACATCTCGGCGTTCCCGGCCTATCAGCGCGCCACGGACATGTTCCTGACCATGTCCGACATGTTCCGCCAGCAGCGAAACGTGTTGCTCGCCTCCATGGACACCGAATTGCAGGATCGCTGGCATGCCGACTATCAGTCCGGCCTGGAAGCCATCAGCACAAGCCTGCCGATCCTTCGCCGCGCCATTCCTGCGTCGGAAGCTGCCCTCTTTGCTGCCGTGGAATCGGCTTATGGCGACATGGTCGTCGCCATGGACAAAGCTGTGGCGATGAGCATGAGCCGCGCCGACCTGGCTGCCGCAGACGCTGCGAACCTCGGCGCTGTGCTGGCGGGTGAAGCCAACACCGTGCTTGACGGCATGATCGAGACCACGCGCAGCATGCTGGCAAAGTCGGCTGAAGACGCATCGAGCCTCTACCAGAACAGCCTGATGATGCTGATCGGCCTGTTGGTCGGTTCGGCGATTGTCGCAGCGCTTGCCGCAATCTTTATCGTTGTCGGCATCAGTGGCGGCCTCAATCGCGTCAAGACGGCGCTCACTGCCGTCGCCCTCGGCGATCTCGACCAGCGCGTCGAGGTCAAGAGCAATGACGAGATCAAGGATCTCGTCGATACGGTGAACAACGTCACGGAGAGCCTGCGCGGCGTTGCTGCCATCGCAAGCCAGGTTGCCGACGGCGATCTTTCTGCAGAGCCCAAGAAGGCCTCCGACAAGGACGTCATTGGCGATGCCCTGCAGCGCATGGTTGCAAGCCTCAGCGGTTCTGCCGCGATTGCCGAAAAGATCGCCTCCGGCGATTTGACCGTCGAGCCCAAGCGTCTGTCCGACAAGGATACTCTCGGCGTTGCGCTCGAGCGCATGGTGTTCAAGCTGCGCGAGGTCATCTCGGACGCCATTTCGTCGGCCAACAATGTGTCGGCCGGCGCTCAGGAAATGTCCGCCACCGCTGAACAGCTGAGCCAGGGTGCGACCGAACAGGCCTCGTCCACCGAAGAGGCCTCGGCCTCGATGGAAGAAATGGCTGCGACCATCAAGCAGTCCGCCGACAATGCCAACCAGACCGAAAAGATCGCTCGCCAGTCCGCTGCCGACGCCATCGCCTCGGGCCAGGCGGTCAACAGTGCCGTTTCCGCAATGGAGACGATCGCCGAAAAGATCATGGTCGTGCAGGAAATCGCTCGCCAGACCGATCTCCTGGCGCTCAACGCAGCCGTCGAAGCGGCCCGCGCGGGCGAGCATGGCCGGGGCTTTGCAGTGGTCGCGTCCGAAGTGCGCAAGCTTGCAGAACGCAGCCAGGCCGCTGCCGCAGAGATCTCCACCCTGTCCGGTACGACCGTCAAGGCTGCCCAGTCCGCCGGCGAAATGCTGGGCAAGCTGGTTCCCGACATCCAGCGCACAGCTGAACTGGTGGGAGAGATCTCCGCCGGCAGCCGCGAGCAGAATGCCGGTGCCGCACAGATCAACACCGCCATCCAGCAGCTCGACAAGGTGACCCAGCAAAACACCTCCGCCGCCGAGGAAATGTCCTCCACGGCTGAGGAACTGGCGAGCCAGTCCGAGCAATTGCAGAGCGCGATCAGCTATTTCCGCCTGGCCGGTGTTTCGGTTTCGACCCATGCGGCAAAGCCGGCCAAGCGGGATGTTCGGTCCGCCCTGTTGGCAGCGGCGCCCCATATGCGCAAGCCGGCCGGCAAGGCCACTGGGGGCGCGGGCGGATTCGACCTCGCCCTCGACGATGCCACGGACGAGATCGACGAAGGCTTCAGCCGCAGCGTTGCGTAG
- a CDS encoding chemotaxis response regulator protein-glutamate methylesterase, producing MPASGSNKIRVLIVDDSASVRTTLSEIIAADPDLEVMATAADPYVAVERIRQEVPDVIFLDIELPRMDGITFLKKIMAQKPIPVVICSSLAQAGSDTLMQALEAGAVDVVAKPRVDTAQFLQESRMRICDAAKAAAHAKLRGLRKTAPALTVEAKLTADAIIPPFSDSRRESMIARMPVTDPLIAIGASTGGTEALREVLVALPPDCPPILIVQHMPEKFTGAFARRLNAACAVEVKEAEDGDIVVAGRVLIAPGNVHMQLVRNGSRYTTKIVEGPHISRHRPSVDILFRSTAQSAGRNAMGMLLTGMGDDGARGLLEMRQMGSHTVAQDEESSVVFGMPKEAIQRGAAARVLPLTKMAAEINAFSRNAPRPTGASE from the coding sequence ATGCCTGCCTCCGGTTCGAACAAGATCCGTGTCCTCATCGTTGATGACAGCGCCTCGGTGCGCACCACACTGAGCGAAATCATCGCTGCCGACCCAGACCTCGAAGTCATGGCGACGGCGGCCGACCCCTATGTGGCGGTCGAGCGCATTCGCCAGGAGGTGCCGGACGTCATCTTCCTCGACATCGAACTGCCGCGCATGGACGGCATTACCTTCCTCAAGAAGATCATGGCCCAGAAGCCGATTCCGGTCGTGATCTGTTCGAGCCTGGCACAGGCCGGTTCGGACACGCTGATGCAGGCCCTCGAGGCCGGAGCCGTGGACGTTGTCGCCAAGCCGCGCGTCGACACGGCCCAGTTCCTCCAGGAATCACGGATGCGCATCTGTGACGCCGCCAAGGCGGCCGCGCATGCCAAACTGCGTGGTCTGCGCAAGACGGCACCGGCGCTGACCGTCGAGGCCAAGCTGACCGCCGACGCGATTATTCCGCCATTTTCAGATTCGCGTCGCGAGAGCATGATTGCCCGCATGCCGGTCACCGATCCGCTGATCGCCATCGGGGCGTCGACGGGGGGAACCGAAGCCCTCCGCGAAGTGCTCGTGGCCCTCCCTCCCGATTGCCCGCCCATCCTGATCGTGCAGCACATGCCTGAAAAATTCACCGGAGCGTTTGCGCGCCGCCTCAACGCGGCCTGCGCCGTCGAAGTCAAAGAGGCCGAAGACGGCGATATCGTTGTCGCCGGCCGCGTGCTGATCGCGCCGGGCAATGTGCATATGCAGCTGGTCCGGAACGGCTCGCGCTACACCACCAAGATCGTCGAAGGCCCCCACATTTCGCGCCACCGACCCTCCGTCGACATTCTCTTCCGTTCCACCGCCCAAAGCGCCGGGCGCAATGCGATGGGAATGCTGCTGACCGGCATGGGTGACGATGGCGCCCGAGGGCTTTTGGAAATGCGCCAGATGGGCAGCCACACCGTAGCCCAGGACGAAGAGTCTTCGGTTGTCTTCGGCATGCCCAAGGAAGCCATCCAGCGCGGCGCCGCCGCTCGCGTCCTGCCGCTGACCAAGATGGCCGCAGAAATCAACGCCTTTTCCCGCAACGCGCCACGCCCAACCGGAGCCAGCGAATGA
- a CDS encoding DeoR/GlpR family DNA-binding transcription regulator, whose protein sequence is MTTSMRQAQIVELARQKGGVSVEQLVALFGVTAQTVRKDLNVLCRRGVLKRTHGGAIHPSGVENMEYEARRQIATTEKQAIGRAAAQIIPDDASLFINIGTTTEAVSQALSTHHGLMVITNNINVANRLRLAPGIEVVIAGGVVRPSDGGIVGEAAVDFIRQFKVDFAVIGVSAIDADGALLDFDYREVKVAQAIIANARHVILVSDATKFTRTAPVRIGHLSQAHSFITDYCPHDSIRRICAENDIRLIETGAPPPTEN, encoded by the coding sequence ATGACCACCTCCATGCGTCAGGCTCAGATCGTCGAGCTCGCCCGGCAAAAGGGTGGGGTCAGCGTCGAGCAATTGGTGGCGCTGTTCGGCGTCACGGCACAAACCGTGCGCAAGGATCTCAACGTCCTCTGCCGTCGCGGCGTCCTCAAGCGGACCCATGGCGGCGCCATCCACCCCTCGGGCGTTGAGAACATGGAATATGAAGCGCGCCGGCAGATCGCCACCACAGAAAAGCAGGCCATAGGCCGCGCCGCTGCGCAGATCATCCCGGACGATGCCTCTCTCTTCATCAATATCGGCACCACCACCGAGGCGGTCAGCCAAGCTCTCAGCACCCATCACGGGCTGATGGTCATCACCAACAATATCAACGTTGCCAATCGCCTGCGCCTCGCCCCGGGAATTGAAGTGGTGATTGCCGGTGGGGTGGTGCGCCCTTCCGATGGCGGCATTGTCGGCGAGGCCGCGGTCGACTTTATCCGCCAGTTCAAGGTGGACTTTGCCGTGATCGGGGTTTCCGCAATCGACGCCGATGGGGCGCTGCTGGACTTCGATTATCGCGAGGTCAAAGTGGCCCAGGCAATCATAGCCAATGCAAGGCATGTCATCCTCGTCTCGGACGCCACCAAGTTCACGCGAACCGCCCCAGTACGGATCGGCCATCTTTCCCAGGCCCACAGCTTCATCACCGACTACTGCCCTCACGATTCGATCCGGCGCATCTGCGCCGAGAACGACATCAGACTGATCGAAACCGGCGCCCCGCCGCCTACGGAGAACTAG
- a CDS encoding CheR family methyltransferase: MSTARLVQADEDHLSHADFGKIATLIGKEVGIRLPPAKRMMVEGRLRRRLRALSLPSFDAYCDYVFRKGGLDQELVYLINVVTTNKTDFFREPEHFDLMQSALVPNLLQARGGERRPLLKVWSAAASTGAEAYTIAMVLADMTRQQDNFRFSILGTDVSTDVLAQGSRGIYPAEQIAPVPPDMQSRYLMWSRKGGPRTEVRIVPELRRLVRFQRLNLMDSAYPYDRDVDIIFLRNVLIYFDKADQAAVIGRLVAHLRPGGYLLLGHSESMIGTTIPVRQVAPAVFQRL; this comes from the coding sequence ATGTCGACTGCGCGTCTCGTCCAGGCGGATGAAGACCATCTCAGCCATGCCGATTTCGGCAAAATCGCCACCCTGATCGGCAAGGAGGTGGGGATCCGTCTGCCGCCTGCCAAACGCATGATGGTGGAGGGGCGGTTGCGTCGCCGTCTGCGCGCACTGAGCCTGCCCAGTTTCGACGCCTATTGCGACTATGTGTTTCGCAAGGGCGGACTGGATCAGGAACTTGTCTACCTCATCAACGTGGTCACGACCAACAAGACCGATTTTTTCCGCGAGCCGGAACATTTCGACCTGATGCAGTCTGCCCTCGTGCCCAACCTGCTCCAGGCTCGGGGCGGTGAGCGTCGGCCCCTGCTCAAGGTGTGGAGCGCCGCCGCCTCAACCGGTGCAGAAGCCTACACCATTGCGATGGTGCTCGCGGACATGACGCGGCAGCAGGATAATTTCCGGTTTTCCATTCTGGGCACGGACGTGTCGACCGATGTCCTCGCCCAGGGCAGCCGTGGCATTTATCCGGCCGAACAGATCGCGCCGGTGCCGCCCGACATGCAGTCGCGCTACCTCATGTGGTCGCGCAAGGGCGGGCCGCGTACCGAGGTTCGCATCGTCCCTGAACTGCGCCGTCTTGTGCGCTTCCAGCGGCTCAACCTCATGGACAGCGCCTATCCCTATGACCGGGACGTCGACATCATCTTCCTGCGCAATGTGCTGATCTATTTCGACAAGGCCGACCAGGCCGCTGTCATCGGGCGGCTCGTCGCGCATTTGCGGCCCGGCGGTTATCTACTTCTTGGTCATTCCGAGTCCATGATCGGCACCACCATTCCCGTACGCCAGGTTGCTCCTGCCGTATTCCAGCGCCTGTGA